The Vibrio tarriae genome includes the window ATAACCTAACCTAGCTGAAAATGTCCATTTACCATTCAATATGTAAGATGATATCAGACCTAAACCATAAGAAAGTGCATAAGACACCTGATAGTCAAATATCATATTTAATAAAAGAAATGAAACATAAGATATCGCTGTATTTGTAATCCCAACAATGACAAATCTTATAAATTTACTCTCGATACTAATCATTGTGACTTAACCATTCAACGTAAATCTTCTTAATATTAACCTCCAGTGAAGAAGGTAGCCATAGGCCTGCATAGCTGTTCTTGACACAAGGAATATCCAAAGCATTTTGCTTCTCCTTAGAAAAGGATAGCAACAATGGCCTGCAGATCAGACGCTCAACAATATACTGGATCTGCAATATTGAGCTAGGTTTCCCAGACACCAGATGAAACACTTTTCCTTCAAAATAACGACGACCTACGAGATCAACAGTAAAGCGGGCAATATCATCGACAAATACATAATCCCGCAACGTGTCTAGTGTACCAAAAATCATCGAGTTACTTCGCTGTAGTCCGTTTAAAATCAGTACCTGTATCAATCCCATACGTAAGTTCTTACGTATAGGGCCATACACCGAAGATAACCGTAACACGATAACATGGAAGTTTGTCATCACTCGTTGCGCGGTTTCTTCCTGATAAAGTTTAAGGACGCCATAAGGACGAAGAGGATTTGGTGAAGAACAATCACTGATAGCACTTTGTCCCTCAAACAAACCACCAATAGAACTGAAGAGAACAAACCGAGGTTTTACTTTTTCTACAAAATTCAACCTAGACAATGACTGACACAAATTCATGAAAACATTCTGTTCTGACACTATTTCATCATTAGTAGCACTGAATCCTAGCTTGCCTGCTGACCATAATACGGTCAACTGACACTCCCTATCAATAATAGATATTTTATGACTGATGAATGCTGAAATAAGCTTGATACATTCCGTTTTAGACCAGTCTAACCTATGAGATTCTTCAAGATAATACCCCTGTTGTATAAGATTAGTATAAATAGAATCACCAACTAGGCCTTTTCCTACCAAAATAACTGCACTATTTCGATTTTCTGAAAACATGAAATACACGATTACAATTCCTTGAAGAACTCACGAATTATTTCATCTTTAGAACGGTCAACAACAGAGTAAGTCGGTTTACCGTGAATATGTTGAACAATTACTGCCAGATATTCCGCAATAACACTCAATGTAATCGCAAGGCCCGAACCAATGAATAACGTAGTCACAATTTGAGATGTCCATCCTGTAACACCAATACTTTCGGGATCAAAAGCTTTATTCAACAAAATATAGAAAGCCATCAACACACTAACAACAAGCATAACTAGACCAAAAATAGCCGCAAAACGTAATAATTTAGCATCAGACGTCATGACTAGCCGTCTTGCATGAGAAACTAAGCGACTTAGATTGTAACCAGAAGTACCAGTTTCAACATATCGCTTATCAAGCATAGTCGTTTTATAAACAGATACTTTATTTGTGAACCAAGAAATCACAATGTCAAGATAGCCATCATGGCTACACACTGCTGCGGCAGAGCGACCAACACTACCACGAATTAATCGGAAACTATTGAAATTACCAATATACCTATTCTTTGTCAGATACATCATCAATTTCTTATAATATTTAGACGACAAATCTCGATAGGGAGATTTGTGTATCGCTTCAGTAGAATTGGTATAAACAACATCTGCCGATTCAGCGACTGCCAGCTTCAGCATATTTAAAATATGCTTGGGGTGATGCTGCAAATCTTCGTCCAAGGTGACAATCCAATCACCAGACGAATAAGAAATGCCTGCAGCAGTCGCTGGATGCTGACCATAGTTTCTAGCTAGCGTAATAATATGAATCCATTCGACTTGTTCGTATTTTTTTAAAACCTCACATGAACCATCCTTAGAATCATCATCGACGAAAATCAATTCAGAAATATAACAAGGGAATTCTTCTGATATCCATTTCTTTCTAATTTGTTCTATTTCATAAACGAGAGAATCTAGGTATTTTTCTCCGGCGTAAACCGGAACAACAATAGATACACTAATAGACATATTCTAATCACTCAGGCTTGGCATAAATTAAAATTTTCTCACCATCAATAATTCGATTTTTTTTGTAATCATCCAACATCTCAAGATAAGCATTAACACAATTTATTGTTGAGTTAAAAATATCTAAGACAGCAAGAATATATAATCTTTTTTCATTATAATTTGGTATTGCACATACAGTCCTTTCAATCGGTTCTTTATCAAAAACTTGAACTAAATTATAGCCATTCTCACGAACAAAGCGCTCATAATCAGAGCGATTATAATGGGGATAATCAGGGCTCATCACAACTAAATCCGGAGAATATTTAGTTAAGCTATCAATATCATTACATCCTTGCCAGGCATGGCATCCTGTCTTCTTCAACTTATCTGGCATTGCTACATTTGGTGAGTAAGCCACTTTAATGCCTTGATTAAATTTATCAAGAAAGTTCCAACTTAAATTTTTCGTTCTTAATTCTTCTTTGAAATATCTAGACTGTTGCTTATAAATTGAGAATGCAATATTATTACAAAGAATTAACAATATTATTACCAGCACAAAAACCTTAATAAAATAAAAAGTCTTCGATAACTTAACAAATATGAATTCGCTAAAAAAATAGGCTACATTTAAAAATGAAAAAAGAAAGACTGGCAATAAATAGGTGTCAGCAATCCAAAGCCTCGCCTTATAAATATAGATAGCGCTAACTAAATTCGAAAATATCAGACTAAGTGCTAAAATACTATGCTTTTTAAAAAAAAATGGCACAAAAAAAACCAACAGTGCATTCAATACAACAATAGGATTGTTAGATAACACGTCCATCCAAAGAGGAAATACATCTGAGAATGCTTTACTAGAATGCTCATCGCTTATATAAGCTTGAGCCGATAAAAACCTTTCTGGTTGAATAAAAGCAAAAGGATGTACAATAAAAAAAACGACAAAGAAAGTAACAAATGCCTTTATAATCGATTTTCTTACTTCAAAAAATCCAATTTTCCTCTCGACTTCATATATAGAAATAAAGTATAAAAACAAGAAATTTATACCAACGAAGAAATTGGAAATAATAAATGCCTGTTTACATAAACTAGACAATGATAAAAATATAATTGCCAAAATAAATTTATTACCACCTATCGACTTTGATTGGTAAATATCGACAAATAATAGAATTGAGACAATCTGTAAAAATAGACCCAACGATTCTGGATGAATCTCATTAAGAAAATGAGACAACATTGGATTTGTTATAAATGCAACAGTTATGATAAAGGCGATAAAGAAAGAATCAAATATTTTCCTGCTTAAAAATAGCATCGATATCGCACAAAACAATCCAATAATAAAGTGAGTTGCTCTTACAATAATGTTAATAGCAACAGGTTCAGAAACTCCAACTATTTTCGCAAAACCTACAATAAAGAAGTTTAGAGAAAAGTAAGTCCATCCATAGTATTGTGAATGGTAATTAGCATTCATATTGTAGTATGAATGTGATGTCAGACCGTTAATAGAATCTATAATGGAATGTTCATCAACTCCCATAAACTCAACAGAACTTACATTCCCTAAAACACAAACAAAGTAAAGGATAAAAAAAATCAAGACCAAAAGTATTTGGTATTTATCATCACATTTAAAATAACTCATACAATTTTCCATAAAAATCAAAAAAACAAATGATTTTCATAACAAACATTAACGCCATTCCAAAAATCAATCCAAGCTCTTAAATATAATCAAACCTTTATAAGGAATGTTATGGAAACTATTGCTTTATTTAAGGGTTCATTTTAAGATTAGAATAATCAAGAGAGAAAATTAATAACACTCAACTCCCATTTGTATTTTTATGCTTACAAAGAACATAATTAATTCTTAAAAAGACCCATTCTTTCATACAGTTTTAACTCATCCACTGTGTCTACCTCTACCCATCCATTATTAATAAAATCAGGTTTAACATTCCAGCCATTGTCAATTAGAGCTTGAATAAAACTAGTCATATACATGTTTTCAAAATTTTTTCCATCATAGACTTTCGCACGTTCTAACGAATGATAGAAATTTATAAAATCCTTAATTTTTCCGGCAGAGACTTTGACAAGGCCTATATATTGAGCTTGAATTTCATCTTTAGACTTGGCCTTTTTCCCTAGCTGACAGACAAATCCCATACTGTTTGTTTTAAAAGTTTCTGCATCATCTAATGGATTTTCCATCCTGAGTGACCATAGTTTTTCCC containing:
- a CDS encoding GtrA family protein codes for the protein MISIESKFIRFVIVGITNTAISYVSFLLLNMIFDYQVSYALSYGLGLISSYILNGKWTFSARLGYLALLCYPLAYLCQFFVGFFSMKLGVESYSLPEWLAYGISLLTSVPIGFIITKYYFKVANNWFKF
- a CDS encoding NAD-dependent epimerase/dehydratase family protein — translated: MFSENRNSAVILVGKGLVGDSIYTNLIQQGYYLEESHRLDWSKTECIKLISAFISHKISIIDRECQLTVLWSAGKLGFSATNDEIVSEQNVFMNLCQSLSRLNFVEKVKPRFVLFSSIGGLFEGQSAISDCSSPNPLRPYGVLKLYQEETAQRVMTNFHVIVLRLSSVYGPIRKNLRMGLIQVLILNGLQRSNSMIFGTLDTLRDYVFVDDIARFTVDLVGRRYFEGKVFHLVSGKPSSILQIQYIVERLICRPLLLSFSKEKQNALDIPCVKNSYAGLWLPSSLEVNIKKIYVEWLSHND
- a CDS encoding glycosyltransferase is translated as MSISVSIVVPVYAGEKYLDSLVYEIEQIRKKWISEEFPCYISELIFVDDDSKDGSCEVLKKYEQVEWIHIITLARNYGQHPATAAGISYSSGDWIVTLDEDLQHHPKHILNMLKLAVAESADVVYTNSTEAIHKSPYRDLSSKYYKKLMMYLTKNRYIGNFNSFRLIRGSVGRSAAAVCSHDGYLDIVISWFTNKVSVYKTTMLDKRYVETGTSGYNLSRLVSHARRLVMTSDAKLLRFAAIFGLVMLVVSVLMAFYILLNKAFDPESIGVTGWTSQIVTTLFIGSGLAITLSVIAEYLAVIVQHIHGKPTYSVVDRSKDEIIREFFKEL
- a CDS encoding DUF6541 family protein; the encoded protein is MSYFKCDDKYQILLVLIFFILYFVCVLGNVSSVEFMGVDEHSIIDSINGLTSHSYYNMNANYHSQYYGWTYFSLNFFIVGFAKIVGVSEPVAINIIVRATHFIIGLFCAISMLFLSRKIFDSFFIAFIITVAFITNPMLSHFLNEIHPESLGLFLQIVSILLFVDIYQSKSIGGNKFILAIIFLSLSSLCKQAFIISNFFVGINFLFLYFISIYEVERKIGFFEVRKSIIKAFVTFFVVFFIVHPFAFIQPERFLSAQAYISDEHSSKAFSDVFPLWMDVLSNNPIVVLNALLVFFVPFFFKKHSILALSLIFSNLVSAIYIYKARLWIADTYLLPVFLFSFLNVAYFFSEFIFVKLSKTFYFIKVFVLVIILLILCNNIAFSIYKQQSRYFKEELRTKNLSWNFLDKFNQGIKVAYSPNVAMPDKLKKTGCHAWQGCNDIDSLTKYSPDLVVMSPDYPHYNRSDYERFVRENGYNLVQVFDKEPIERTVCAIPNYNEKRLYILAVLDIFNSTINCVNAYLEMLDDYKKNRIIDGEKILIYAKPE